The sequence tgtgtatacatttgaGAAGAGTGGAGAATCATATACTAAGGCACATATACAACTTGATAGTTCATCCGTGAATGTATAAACACTGAAAGAAGATAACTTCTAAATGTGATTCCAAACGTACTTCTTAATGTTACAAATCACTATAAAATTCAGACATTCTTTgagaaaaaggacattttaaaatttagaaaaattgttttaagattAGATTAATacaacttttaaatttatgtgctcttaaaatattagaaacttgGACACATCACAGAGAGAAGGAATTAGTACCTGAAACTATACCTGGTTAAGTTTGGTTCATATATAAGATGgaaatttatatatcttttttctaacttttaaattttattaaaaaaatccataGCTTAATGAATCATTAAGGAAAATGACAATTTGTACTAAAAATTCCTGTAAGCCTTCAGTAATTTTCTTTAGCAGAGAGCTAGAAACAATTCTTACCCAGAATGGCTTAAGAGTTTAATTGtagtcttcattttatttttttaaaatttttggtcatgctgtgtggcttgtgggatctcagttccctgaccaggaattgaacccaggccatggcagtgaaagcactgaatcctaaccactagactaccagggaactccctaattGTAGTCTTAATTGTGTTTGCACGTATGATGAGTTACTGATATGATCAGATTCAAATAAATCTCCAAACAagtttacaaaaaggaaaaaaaccgaaaacacttttattttccaCAAGGAAGAGCAATaggaaaaattaaatcatttcccacatattgttttcttaaaacagCCTACAAGGACATATTCAGcaccaaataaaaaagaaaaaaagagagaaattacaaACAGCCACAGAATATAATctataaagcaaacatttaatATTGCACTTCGTTTTGCTAACGTTTTGGATTTTACTTTTCCTAATTGAAAAATCAGGAATCTATCTTGAATACTGGAATACACCTGTGAACCTCACATCTTATATCAAGAATTGACCAATATTTAGAAAGAGTAATGCCTCTAAGTAAGAAAGTAAGGGAATACtttaatggggaaaataaaactttatttgataaagttttatatatttgaaactttATCACATTTTGTAACCCAGTGCCAATTATCAGAATATTGGTCATTCTTTCCTCATGTGTTATTTAAAAGAGTACATGGTGATAAGTATTCCAATGCTATGCATATCAATAATTGTTCCCTAGTCAGTTAGAcataagaagagaaaagggatttTCTGacaatccccccaccccccgccccaacaaaaataaaaccaccaaaTGCCCTTTATGCCAAATATTCCATTAGCTTCTTTTGAGGGGGACATTCACAAAATGatttaacaacaataaaaaaatatttcacccCCATTTCCTTATTATCTAGTATTAGTTTGCTATGGGAGCCCAAACCCTTTAACCGAATCACTTAAAACGCGATTCATTTTTACATGGGCTTTCTTCACCCTGTCAGCATTTTTCAAACATGAATTGTCTTCCATGTTTTCTTAAAGGCCACTTATGGAAAAGCCTATTTGTTTTGTATGAAGCTTTAAGACAGTATTTAACCAGGTCAAGCACCAAGCCAGAGTTACTATTATTTTCAGCCACTTTATTAACTGTGGGATTAAATGGCAGGATAGATGTTAAGACCCATTTCACGCATATGTTGCAACACCAGAGATGCTGATTTTCATTAAGATACATCAGAGCTGAATTCCTTCTAGAATAAGACAATCAGTACAACTTGGTACCTTGGAAAATGCAGTTATAAGTGTCTTCATGAATGCTGGTATATTTATGAGCCAACTGTAAATTATCTTTAATATAAGCTATAATTTACTGATGTGATCGTTCTTCATAACTATATATACTCAAAGTGTATGATTTCTCATGCTTAGCAAAATCTTCTTTAggtaatggaagaaaatactttcattaaaagaaccacaaaaatataaaagttattattCCAGCACATATTCTAGTATTTGTAATTTTGAAGTTATACACTTTTAGAATAAACTTGGGTTTTCAAGCTCTGTCAAGCTTGAGCAGGATAGGAAATGTATAAATTGAGCTCTCTAATCATAATCTGAACATATATATTCCTGCTCATGAAAATACTCTGCACCAGCAAAAACGATTTCCAACATATGTGTTTTGGAGGTAATTATGTAactctgtataaaaataaatgcactttctcctcctttccagtGACTGGAAAACttccatacttttaaaataataataaaaaataacaataattttaaagagCAACAGCCCTTAACTCTTTGCTGGTGCCTGCCATACTGCCTCTCTTTACTCCATTCTTAGCTCTGCTAGTTTCTTCTCATATGTAATGATAAAAAGGCAATGCGGGTGGGTTATCACTTTTGTGTATGTCCcttttccaaatttccctcttcaaaaagccaaccaaacaaacaaacaaaaaaactcaacagTGCAACAAAACACAAATAGCATTCCAACAGTTTGGCAAGTGATGCGTTCACCTGAGATTAAGTGATTTTAGGCAGTCAGTAACAAAATGCTGCTTTGCTGTAATAGTAGAAAGGCaacaaattcttaaaagaaaccaAGAAGGTATACAATCTTGACAGTCTCTTATTAGCTTCCTCCTCTTATCTCTTTTCCCACATATCTGTTGCGTATCTACTACAGTAGGCTGCAAAACATACAGCAAGAAGGATTGGCTTGAAGGCATTTGATGTTTGTAAATAAATCCACAATAGGATCCAAGCTGAAGAGGTGATACATGGTCAGCCTAGTAGGACAATTCTGAGCATGTGCATACGCAGGTAAAGTCCAGgctatattaaattaaaaaaaaaaaatgtcagtgcgtttttttcatgttaaagtttttttcaaagctttcttttgttccttgtTGTGCTCACTGCAAACAAGTTTTAAAAGAGTATCAAGAGTCTggcataaatggaaaaaaaaagctgtagtGACATGGAACCGCACAATGTAAGCATTGAGCATGTGCAAATTTTCAaatcaaaagaaggaaatcatccCTCTTTACAACATGGTGTCTTGACACGTATGACCATAGGCTAAGAAGACTGCTCTTAGTATGTGccagttttaaaggaaaaaagcttAGATCTTCAAGCATGTTGGAGCAGTCCCAGGACGTTGCTGTAGGCTTCTAAAGCATGATCACTGGTTGTTTCATGTATTCGCCATTTTTCTGGGCAAAAGCAATTCCACTTCCTCTGAAAACGTGTCTCCAAGATACTTCTCTGTCCTCAGCCGGGAAGGGAAGAGATACAGTTCGGAACCCACATCAACTTGATTTAATCAAGTATTCCTTCAACGAGACGGGCAGGATGGTCTATCATCTGCTGACTGATCAGGATTTGGATCAatctagaaagaaaagagaaaaaaaacccaaaccaaagtTAATTGATAAGGTTTAGTAAGAATGCAGCAAATACACTAATATTCTGAGTACTGGTTGAGAAATGTAatcagaaagtacagagtttgTATGGGGAAGAAAGGGTATTAGTATCATCTATAAAGTACTTGCTATTCAATCACTAGATTAACAATTAAATTTAGAAAGGTATGCTGGAATAGTTTTATTTGACAAAAGCTAAAGGTAACATTCTATCAGAGAATGGAGTTTTACTCAGCACTTAGTCATACTTAAGACTCAAATACACAATTGGCCAACATTTTCATAGCGGTAATTTTCTTCTGTAAAGTATCCATTTCATCCTGTTACAAAAAAGTCAACTCATCTTTTCCCGAGCTTTGGGAAGAATGTAGTTGTGTAAACAAAGTTCTTGGTGCTTACGTGAGGTAATAACTCATGGGTGTAAAGCCCTAGGGAGGGCCTAGGAATACAGTGTATATCAAGAAATAGGAATGGTGAACCCAAAATGCTCTAGAGGCTTCCCACCTTGCCTCTTTCTGTAGAGACTTTCATATGCACATACACTTAATAGAAGTGAACATATTTTAGTTGCTTCTCAGGTACAAAGAGAATGGGCACAGGAAGGCAAACTGTTGGGtttaatacatttcttttactGAAAGATCTTTTGGACAAGACCCATTTACAATACTTTGCCCCCTCTATGTGGCTagatgtaaaataattaaatcacaCCGTGAACCAATATAGggttttaaaagttttgaattctcttaattatctttagttcattttaaaagaaggagGTAGATTTTATGACAAATTGCTTAAAAGTGGATACTTAGATTGCCATTCTTTTAAAATGCCTGTCAGATCAAATCACAAATGAGGGACTTAATAAGCAAGACAGAAACGTCAGAATAAAAATGTAGTGACAATGTTTCTAAAAAGTGGGAGGACATTTTTAGCATCTAATAATTTTATGAATTGAAATAGTGGGATAGAAAAATTATGTCCAATCAAGAATCTGCAGAGAACAGAACAGATTCTGAACATCctataataaatgaataaagtggaTTTCATATTAATCATATCCAAAGGAAAATTAACTCTTCTAGTCATGgtattaagggggaaaaaaataaaagcaattcgTTGAAGAGTGAAACAAtccttttatgtctttcttgggagtaatatttcactgtaaaaTAGCTATCTAAACTAcagcaaccaaaaagaaaaagctgatgCTAGTGATTTACAAAATCATTTGGTATTAACATTGGTATCAAGGCCAACTCTAAAGTCCCTACAATGtgttattatgtatatatatattctttagtaTCCCGACATTGCTGGATTGCTCCCTACCTCCTTTCCTTTGcacatatttttcttcctgcctggaacaTTCTACATTTTGAGAATACTTACTCTTCAAGAATCAGTTTAACAATCACCTTCTTAGGGAAGCCCCTCCTGATTCTCAAGACCCAGCAAGCTGCTCCTCAAATGAACTGTGCATTACTATTACATTGTTAGGTAATATTTTGCTTCTAAGTTTGTTTTTCTCACCAGTCTGTACGCTTCTCCCAAGGGCCATGTTTTATTCATGTAAGTGCTTAGTTActtgagatgaataaaaataatctaagagTACAGGAATGCTGTTTAAGATGTTATTACATATGTTATTTTCCCTTATGActgagaatattaaaatatgaatattaaattGGAAAAGGATGATAAGATAAATTCTAGCTATTTAATCAATGACTGTAAAATGCCAGTTCTATAGATGCTTTAAAAGATGATTTATTCCTTTAACTGGCATTTTGGAAGTACGAGGTCAGATCATTATCTTTATTTCCCCAATAATATAAGAGACCAGTCCTACCTCTGGGTCAAACTTAGTAAATAGTGACAACTTTATGATCTAACTTTTAATAATCTGTTgttcaaaattatttgtttttctcttatgatAATCAAAACCtagctgtgtttttaaaaagtctgcaaTACTGTTTACTAAGAGAGTCACAGCCCATTTTGTACTTGAGGGTTTGATGCTTACCTCTGAATAAAGAGGTGGAGGCAAGAAACGAAACTCCTGAATATATGCAAACAGTGGTCCCTGAAGCGCTCTCTCAAAGTCATCACAAGCACTCACTGGTGCAAGATTATTCCGCCTTTGTTCCTCTGTTACCACTTCTGCATAGCTGGGTGGTGCTGAAGGAAAAAGATACACGCAATTCGAACAGCACGTTCTTATGCATGTCAAAATACACAGAATAGAAGGTATTAAAAAGGACTGTCAAGGTAACATAATAATAATCTGTCTTGTGATCACAACTAGGGGGATATACATTTTAAACCTAACATTAGGGGCACATCGTCTCTCTTCAAGTATAGACAAACTTTAATCATAAAATATCAGAAGCAAAATTATGTTCTTGAAAATAATAGATTAAGCTTAGATATGCATTATCAAATTATTACCTTCAGGTCTTTCAGGTAGGGATAAACCAAGCCAGTTCATATTCATGCTACACTGACTGCTTACACTTGAGGTTCTGCTACCAAATGGATGTAGAGGAATGGTACCAATGACAAGTggcaaattaagaaataaatccaTAGCTCCAGGAATATCCACGTATACCTAAACAATGAAAGGAGATGTTAGGTTTAGAATGCCAAGTACTATTTCctctaaaaaaatgaataaccCAATCTAATGTTATTTGAGGCTctcatttacttcattttttaatttatatacatatgatatACTTGAAAAGTTTCTCCATCGTGTACATTTACCTCAGGTAAAATTAGTAATTATAttccaaactatataaagaattacatataattatatatatcacacatggaataaaaaaaaatcaaatcctggATAAGACAAAATGATACCCTTACGACTTTAAAACCTAAAAAAACCCCACCCCAAACCCTTAAATCTATACATACCATTAGTGAATATTCCACACGGATTATACTACAGTCGAGGATAGAGGGAGAAACTGGTGGAATTTTCAGCAACTTGCCATTCCACGTCTCTGTCTTTCCAGATGATAAGGATTCCCCACGCAAGTTAGCCACGAGCTGTTTGACTTCCTTCATTTTCCCTTTGGCATAGAAGGCCTGTGTTTGGTAAATGGCTGCCTTTGGCACCACCATTCGGGAGGAGCAGTTCTCAATCTCAGCAAATATCTGAATTGATTcacctacaggaaaaaaaaaatatatctactgttaaaaaccaaccaaccaaccaaccccaAAACAAATGTAGACTCTCAGGCTAAAGTCTGAAAGTTCAATGAACTACATGGATAAAAAGCTATCCTAAGAGTGGCGAATAACttatagttataaaaataaacacatttacagtagcaatttaaaaaagaagactacATTCCAATTTATAAAAGGAAACTGGATAAGCACAATTTATGATATTTTACCAAAGAATACTGTATCATGTCTTCATTTAGTAGaaataatgtaaatttatacacAAGAGCTAAGTGAAGAAAGATCATTTTTTGTGGGAATCCACCTCATACATACCTGGCGTATAGcccttcctttcaattttggCACTTAAGGATATTGGGCCTGAGGTACAGAACCAGCAACAGAGAGTCTTTTCTTTTGTGCCTGCTTGGGGtgactgtaagaaataaatttatagaaaatgatCAATGTATGAATTGAGACAGtaatagaatgttttaaaatacaatctTAAATTCTTGAAGAATTTAACATTAAAAGtagtgttgttttcttttcagtatcCAAATATACTTTTGCACTAACCAATGGGCTTCTGATTTATATTAGTActtttatctttatatatatattagtatttttgtctttatacAAGTTTCcattcaattaaagaaaaaagggtACAGGGTTTAACACCATATTTCATAAACATAGTTTTAGCCCAGGCTATTTACATacacaataattaaaaaacaaccaaaaaaacagaaaaaaaaaaaaaccctttccaCATTCCATTTaaactgcctttaaaaaaaaaaaaaaaaaaagcagtttggaAAGCAACTTGGTTATAATCCCAAATGATAACATCTTTCTCTGAGACTGTAAAACTcaatacataaaaaaagaaaactgctcatttttaagattaattttacTTGCTTAAAGatgttattatttgtttaaacCAAGTAAAGTTTTTGAAATCAAATTTGAATCTTgtgaaaaaatacaattaaaaaagatttcctttaaaatagaatttaagttttttcatgaaaataattatcTCCCCATCATTTGACAACTATCCCTATATTGGAATAAtgcaataaataatacaaattttagaTTATGATATTTTCAAGTTAAGTGatattgttataataataattgatacTACTCTTCTTTTTCCACTAAAATTATTTAGGGAACAGATCTATTCTTTTGTTATTGCTGTTACCTTCTGAGGAAGATATTTCATACCAAATACTGgtcttactttaaaaatttacttaaggTTATTACAGTATCAGAAAATGTGAGCATATCCTGCATTAATTTCTGTGCTCTTAACTATTTTTTTGAAAGTggtatttatttaattcaaaaatgaagttactatttaaaaattataaagaatgtgTATGTAGTTTAGGtgattattctttaatatttatatgccaaaaacaaaaaatgaagaattcaGTTAGTTCTTACCAGTAATGAAGGAGTGTTGATATCTATATGCTCAAAGACTGTAAATTCCTTCTTTAATTTTACTGGTAGAAGCCAAGGCCTGTGCAATTCGGCTTTCACCCAATAGCGCACACTGCCATGTCGGCCTTCGAATGAGGTAGCAAGTGGTCTGTGCAGAATATAAAGGTCAATATATTAATCTTAcacctctttttaatatttatacagTAGCTCATCATAGAAGTGTTAATATATTGTAAGTTTATACATCAATGAGTTATCAAAGGCataatttacatttccaaaggGATAAGTCACTGGGGAAAAAACCTTCTGTTTCCAAATAATAACACAAAGTTGTTAAATATTACAGAAATTTGGTTAAAAAAGCCAGAAGAATACAATCTCTTTAAACTAAGAAGAGGCTACTTTTAATGCTGGTGGCAAAATTACGAAAGTCTGGAAATGAACAATTCTTAAAAAGGTCAAgactttagtttaaaaataaagttaagaatGGTTTAACTATTTCTATTGAGATATTCTGGACACTGGTTAAACACTCAGACCAAACGACTCCCTATGGCGTTCCATTTTTCATTAACtaagaattattattatctctTATTATAGTAACTAACTAAGATTTAGAAAAGGCCTGGAATAGTCGTTATAGTTTCAAAAGTTTTTCACATTTCATTAAATCCACTGAAGCTCTAAAAAAATGCTTTTACATTTCCCAGTTTACTTATGTTCTAACTCTTTTTGGCCATGCTTTCTAACTATACTatagacttaaaaagaaaaagaattttttctgtTGACCTGTATCAAGAGAATCATAATTCTTTTTCAACTCTCCCAGATTTTAT comes from Tursiops truncatus isolate mTurTru1 chromosome 3, mTurTru1.mat.Y, whole genome shotgun sequence and encodes:
- the ARRDC3 gene encoding arrestin domain-containing protein 3 isoform X1, which gives rise to MVLGKVKSLTISFDCLNDSNVPVYSSGDTVSGRVNLEVTGEIRVKSLKIHARGHAKVRWTESRNAGSNTAYTQNYTEEVEYFNHKDILIGHERDDDNSEEGFNTIHSGRHEYAFSFELPQTPLATSFEGRHGSVRYWVKAELHRPWLLPVKLKKEFTVFEHIDINTPSLLSPQAGTKEKTLCCWFCTSGPISLSAKIERKGYTPGESIQIFAEIENCSSRMVVPKAAIYQTQAFYAKGKMKEVKQLVANLRGESLSSGKTETWNGKLLKIPPVSPSILDCSIIRVEYSLMVYVDIPGAMDLFLNLPLVIGTIPLHPFGSRTSSVSSQCSMNMNWLGLSLPERPEAPPSYAEVVTEEQRRNNLAPVSACDDFERALQGPLFAYIQEFRFLPPPLYSEIDPNPDQSADDRPSCPSR
- the ARRDC3 gene encoding arrestin domain-containing protein 3 isoform X2, which produces MVVPKAAIYQTQAFYAKGKMKEVKQLVANLRGESLSSGKTETWNGKLLKIPPVSPSILDCSIIRVEYSLMVYVDIPGAMDLFLNLPLVIGTIPLHPFGSRTSSVSSQCSMNMNWLGLSLPERPEAPPSYAEVVTEEQRRNNLAPVSACDDFERALQGPLFAYIQEFRFLPPPLYSEIDPNPDQSADDRPSCPSR